GCAAGAAGTTCAGGATCGAGTGAACGAACTAGGCAAACAGATCACGGAGCACTATAAAGGGAGTGAAGATCTCGTTTTAGTTGGCTTATTACGTGGATCTTTTGTCTTTATGGCGGATCTTGCTCGTGCTATCGATTTAACTCACCAAGTTGATTTCATGACCGCATCTAGCTACGGCAATGGCACGGAAAGCTCACGTGATGTTCGTATTTTGAAAGATCTTGATGATGATATCCAAGGTAAAGACGTTCTACTTGTCGAAGACATTATCGATACTGGTAACACACTGACTAAAGTGAAAGAGATTTTGAGCCTACGCGGTCCTAAATCTATCGAAATTTGTACACTGTTGGATAAGCCTTCTCGCCGTGAAGTGATTGTAGATACTAAATGGATTGGTTTTGAAATTCCTGATGAGTTCGTTGTTGGTGTGGGTATCGACTACGCACAAAAATACCGTCACTTACCATACATCGGTAAAGTGGTTCCTCAAGAGTAAAGTAATTACGACTCTGTTGAATGAAAATAAAGAAGGCTCGCATTATGCGAGCCTTTTTTTTATCTATCAAAAACTAGTCAGGATAGAAGTGAGTAAGGCTGATTTTAGCCAAGAATTGGCGTCGACAAGATCTTATTGAGCGCATCTAAGTGGCTACTCTCTAATGTGTCATTGCTTGAGCAACGTACGCCAAGGTCTTGCAGTTTGCCATTGCCTATACCATAAACAACGCCGTGGATTTCAACGTCTTGACCGCGTTCCCATGCCGTTTGTAGGATGGTTGAATTGCCTAGGTTATAAACTTGTTCTGCGACGTTAATTTCGCATAGTTTGTCACCCCATTGTTCACGAGGTAAAGACTCAATTTGCTTACGATATTTTAGGTAGTTGTCACGGATGTGAAGTAACCAGTTATTGATCAAGCCAAGCTTAGGGTTATCTATCGCAGCATTAACACCGCCACAACCGTAGTGGCCACAGATAATAATGTGTTTAACTTTGAGTACATCCACAGCGTACTGTACAACAGATAAGCAGTTCAGGTCGGTATGAACCACTTGGTTGGCCACATTTCGGTGAACAAACAGTTCGCCAGAATACAAACCGGTGAGACGCTCGGCCGGTACACGGCTATCAGAGCAGCCGATCCATAGGAAACCAGGATTTTGCCCTTCTTCAAGCGTAGTAAAGTATTCAGGGCGTTCAGAGCGAATTGACTCTGACCATTTAGAATTGTTTTCAAAAAGCTGTTTAATTTCTGGCATTTTGCGTCTTACATCCCTTAATTAAG
The Vibrio kanaloae genome window above contains:
- the hpt gene encoding hypoxanthine phosphoribosyltransferase, which produces MKHTVEVMISEQEVQDRVNELGKQITEHYKGSEDLVLVGLLRGSFVFMADLARAIDLTHQVDFMTASSYGNGTESSRDVRILKDLDDDIQGKDVLLVEDIIDTGNTLTKVKEILSLRGPKSIEICTLLDKPSRREVIVDTKWIGFEIPDEFVVGVGIDYAQKYRHLPYIGKVVPQE
- the can gene encoding carbonate dehydratase; the encoded protein is MPEIKQLFENNSKWSESIRSERPEYFTTLEEGQNPGFLWIGCSDSRVPAERLTGLYSGELFVHRNVANQVVHTDLNCLSVVQYAVDVLKVKHIIICGHYGCGGVNAAIDNPKLGLINNWLLHIRDNYLKYRKQIESLPREQWGDKLCEINVAEQVYNLGNSTILQTAWERGQDVEIHGVVYGIGNGKLQDLGVRCSSNDTLESSHLDALNKILSTPILG